One genomic region from Streptomyces sp. NBC_00457 encodes:
- a CDS encoding GntR family transcriptional regulator: MLSTGLPQGAVPKLERPGPLRDRVYEALLELITTRALQPGQHLVESELAGHLGVSRQPVREALQRLNTEGWVDLRPAQGAFVHEPTEEEADQLLTVRTLLEAEAARLAAANAGSAGITTLEELCAEGEKAVAADDVDGAVAMNARFHAKVMELAGNAVLAELAAQVDRRVRWYYTPIARQRGRQSWIEHRELIAAISERDEERATQLMRDHTEHTRRSYHARAKS, from the coding sequence ATGTTGTCGACAGGACTGCCGCAGGGGGCCGTACCCAAGCTCGAACGACCCGGACCGCTGCGCGACCGCGTCTATGAGGCACTGCTCGAACTCATCACCACCCGCGCCCTCCAGCCCGGTCAGCATCTGGTCGAGAGCGAACTCGCAGGCCATCTCGGCGTGTCGCGCCAGCCGGTGCGGGAGGCGCTGCAGCGGCTGAACACCGAGGGCTGGGTCGATCTGCGGCCCGCGCAGGGCGCGTTCGTCCACGAGCCGACCGAGGAGGAGGCCGACCAGCTCCTCACCGTCCGGACGCTCCTGGAGGCCGAGGCCGCCCGGCTCGCCGCCGCCAACGCGGGCAGCGCCGGCATCACCACGCTGGAAGAGCTGTGCGCGGAGGGCGAGAAGGCCGTCGCCGCCGACGACGTGGACGGCGCCGTCGCCATGAACGCCCGCTTCCACGCCAAGGTCATGGAGCTGGCCGGCAACGCGGTCCTCGCCGAACTCGCCGCCCAGGTCGACCGCCGCGTCCGCTGGTACTACACGCCGATCGCCCGCCAGCGCGGCCGGCAGTCCTGGATCGAGCACCGCGAGCTGATCGCCGCGATCTCGGAGCGGGACGAGGAGCGCGCCACCCAGCTGATGCGGGACCACACCGAGCACACGCGGCGGTCGTATCACGCGCGGGCGAAGTCCTGA
- a CDS encoding beta-ketoacyl-ACP synthase III, whose product MNGSRIAAVGHYQPARVLTNEDLAGLVDTSDEWITSRVGIRTRHIAGPDEPVDELAAHAAAKALAAAGLTPADIDLVLVATSTAVDRSPNMAARVAARLGIPSPAAMDINVVCAGFTHALATADHAVRAGAAVRALVIGADKMSDVADWTDRTTCVLVGDGAGAAVVEAADEPGIGPVLWGSVPEMGHAVRIEGTPSRFAQEGQSVYRWATTQLPPIARKACEKAGLTPENLAAVVLHQANLRIIEPLAEKIGAVNAVVARDVAESGNTSAASIPLALSKLVEQGAITTGDPVLLFGFGGNLSYAGQVVRCP is encoded by the coding sequence ATGAACGGCTCGCGGATCGCCGCCGTCGGCCATTACCAGCCCGCCAGGGTACTCACCAACGAGGACCTGGCGGGCTTGGTCGACACCAGCGACGAGTGGATCACGAGCCGGGTGGGCATCCGGACGCGCCACATCGCCGGGCCCGACGAGCCGGTGGACGAGCTGGCCGCGCACGCCGCCGCCAAGGCGCTCGCGGCGGCGGGCCTGACGCCCGCCGACATCGACCTGGTGCTGGTCGCCACGTCCACGGCCGTCGACCGCTCCCCGAACATGGCCGCCCGGGTCGCGGCCCGGCTCGGCATCCCGTCGCCCGCCGCCATGGACATCAACGTCGTCTGCGCGGGCTTCACCCACGCGCTGGCCACGGCGGACCACGCCGTACGGGCGGGAGCGGCCGTACGCGCCCTGGTCATCGGCGCCGACAAGATGTCCGACGTCGCCGACTGGACCGACCGGACCACCTGCGTCCTCGTCGGCGACGGGGCGGGGGCCGCCGTCGTCGAGGCCGCGGACGAGCCCGGGATAGGGCCGGTGCTGTGGGGCTCGGTGCCGGAGATGGGGCACGCCGTACGGATCGAGGGCACCCCGTCGCGGTTCGCGCAGGAGGGGCAGAGCGTCTACCGCTGGGCCACCACACAGCTGCCGCCGATCGCCCGCAAGGCCTGCGAGAAGGCCGGGCTCACGCCTGAGAACCTCGCCGCGGTCGTCCTCCACCAGGCCAACCTGCGCATCATCGAGCCGCTCGCCGAGAAGATCGGCGCGGTCAACGCGGTCGTCGCCCGCGATGTCGCCGAATCCGGCAACACCTCCGCCGCCAGCATCCCCCTCGCCCTGTCCAAGCTAGTCGAACAGGGCGCGATCACCACCGGCGACCCGGTCCTGCTGTTCGGCTTCGGCGGCAATCTCTCGTACGCCGGGCAGGTCGTCCGGTGCCCGTGA
- a CDS encoding MFS transporter small subunit: MSNDSSQSPPDRRPLIAFAWVWVGAPLAYGLYELVQKATQLFTG; this comes from the coding sequence ATGTCGAACGACAGCAGCCAGAGTCCGCCTGACCGGCGCCCGCTGATCGCCTTCGCCTGGGTGTGGGTGGGGGCGCCGCTCGCCTACGGGCTGTACGAACTCGTGCAGAAGGCGACGCAGCTGTTCACCGGGTGA
- a CDS encoding OFA family MFS transporter, which translates to MSPPVAPAGWSRWLVPPAALSVHLSIGQAYAWSVFKPPLESALGLSGTQSALPFQLGIVMLGLSAAFGGTLVERNGPRWAMTVALVCFSSGFLLSALGAATEQYWLIVFGYGFVGGIGLGIGYISPVSTLIKWFPDRPGMATGIAIMGFGGGALIASPWSAQMLESFGSDSSGIALAFLVHGLSYAVFMLLGVLLVRVPRTEKPVEGAPSAFQGPQVSANSAIRTPQFWCLWVVLCMNVTAGIGILEKAAPMITDFFADTSTPVSATAAAGFVALLSAANMAGRIGWSSTSDLIGRRNIYRVYLGVGALMYASLALFGDSSKPLFILSALVILSFYGGGFATIPAYLKDLFGAYQVGAIHGRLLTAWSLAGVLGPLIVNWIADRQEEAGKHGSSLYGMSFVIMIGLLVVGFIANELVRPVDPRHHIPAPISQEAVDVERQQPESA; encoded by the coding sequence ATGAGTCCACCCGTCGCCCCCGCGGGCTGGAGCCGCTGGCTCGTTCCCCCAGCCGCGCTCTCGGTCCATCTCTCCATCGGCCAGGCCTACGCCTGGAGCGTGTTCAAGCCGCCGCTCGAATCCGCGCTCGGCCTCAGCGGCACCCAGAGCGCGCTGCCCTTCCAGCTCGGCATCGTGATGCTCGGTCTGTCGGCCGCGTTCGGCGGCACGCTCGTGGAGCGCAACGGACCGCGCTGGGCGATGACCGTGGCGCTGGTGTGCTTCTCGTCCGGCTTTCTGCTCTCCGCGCTCGGCGCGGCGACCGAGCAGTACTGGCTGATCGTCTTCGGCTATGGCTTCGTCGGCGGGATCGGTCTCGGTATCGGGTACATCTCGCCCGTCTCGACGCTCATCAAGTGGTTCCCGGACAGGCCTGGCATGGCCACCGGCATCGCCATCATGGGCTTCGGCGGCGGCGCGCTGATCGCCTCGCCGTGGTCGGCGCAGATGCTGGAGTCGTTCGGCAGCGACAGCTCCGGGATCGCCCTGGCGTTCCTGGTGCACGGACTGTCGTATGCCGTGTTCATGCTGCTCGGCGTGCTGCTGGTGCGGGTGCCGCGCACCGAGAAGCCGGTCGAGGGGGCGCCGAGCGCCTTCCAGGGACCGCAGGTCTCCGCCAACAGCGCCATCCGCACCCCGCAGTTCTGGTGTCTGTGGGTGGTGCTCTGCATGAACGTGACCGCGGGCATCGGCATCCTGGAGAAGGCCGCCCCGATGATCACGGACTTCTTCGCGGACACCTCGACGCCGGTCTCGGCGACGGCCGCCGCGGGCTTCGTGGCGCTGCTGTCGGCGGCCAACATGGCGGGCCGCATCGGTTGGTCGTCCACCTCCGACCTGATCGGACGCAGGAACATCTACCGCGTCTATCTGGGCGTCGGCGCGCTGATGTACGCGTCCCTCGCGCTGTTCGGCGACTCCTCCAAGCCGCTGTTCATCCTGAGTGCGCTGGTGATCCTCTCTTTCTACGGCGGCGGCTTCGCGACCATCCCCGCCTATCTGAAGGACCTCTTCGGCGCCTACCAGGTCGGCGCGATCCACGGGCGGCTGCTGACCGCCTGGTCGCTGGCCGGCGTGCTCGGGCCGCTGATCGTGAACTGGATCGCCGACCGGCAGGAGGAGGCCGGCAAGCACGGCTCGTCCCTGTACGGGATGTCCTTCGTCATCATGATCGGGCTGCTCGTCGTCGGCTTCATCGCCAACGAACTCGTCCGGCCCGTCGACCCCCGCCATCACATCCCCGCACCCATCAGTCAGGAGGCCGTCGATGTCGAACGACAGCAGCCAGAGTCCGCCTGA
- a CDS encoding 2-dehydropantoate 2-reductase → MKVAVLGAGAIGAYVGAALHRAGADVHLVARGPHLAAMRRHGVRVLSPRGDFTARAHATDDPAEIGPADFVFLGLKANSYAACGPLIEPLLHDTTAVVAAQNGIPWWYFHRHGGPHDGHRVESVDPDGAVSAVLAPERAVGCVVYAATELAEPGVVRHLEGTRFSIGEPDRSVSRRCLALSEAMHAGGLKCPVEPDLRNDIWLKLLGNISFNPISALARATMRQMCLHGGTRKVIEIMMTETLSVAEALGCEVGVSIERRLAGAERVGDHRTSTLQDLERGKPLELDVLLAAVVELAEITGVQVPTLRTVHAISDLLALRSAA, encoded by the coding sequence ATGAAAGTCGCAGTCCTCGGCGCCGGTGCGATCGGCGCCTATGTCGGTGCCGCGCTCCACCGCGCGGGCGCCGATGTGCACCTCGTCGCCCGTGGACCGCATCTCGCGGCCATGAGGCGGCACGGGGTGCGGGTGCTCAGTCCGCGCGGCGACTTCACCGCCCGCGCCCACGCCACCGACGACCCGGCCGAGATCGGCCCGGCCGACTTCGTCTTCCTGGGCCTGAAGGCCAACTCGTACGCGGCGTGCGGGCCGCTGATCGAGCCTCTGCTGCACGACACCACGGCGGTCGTAGCCGCCCAGAACGGCATCCCCTGGTGGTACTTCCACCGGCACGGCGGCCCCCACGACGGCCACCGCGTCGAGAGCGTGGACCCGGACGGCGCGGTCAGTGCGGTGCTCGCGCCCGAACGGGCCGTCGGCTGCGTCGTGTACGCGGCGACGGAACTGGCGGAACCAGGAGTCGTACGACATCTCGAAGGCACCCGGTTCTCCATCGGCGAGCCCGACCGCAGCGTGTCCAGGCGGTGTCTCGCGCTCAGCGAGGCCATGCACGCCGGCGGGCTCAAGTGCCCCGTGGAGCCGGATCTGCGCAATGACATCTGGCTGAAGCTGCTCGGCAACATCTCCTTCAACCCGATCAGCGCGCTGGCCCGCGCCACCATGCGGCAGATGTGCCTGCACGGCGGCACCCGCAAGGTCATCGAGATCATGATGACCGAGACGCTGTCGGTCGCCGAGGCCCTCGGCTGCGAGGTCGGCGTCTCCATCGAGCGCCGCCTCGCCGGCGCCGAGCGCGTGGGCGACCACCGCACCTCCACGCTCCAGGACCTGGAGCGCGGCAAGCCGCTCGAACTCGACGTCCTGCTCGCCGCGGTCGTCGAGCTGGCGGAGATCACCGGCGTCCAGGTGCCCACCCTGCGCACCGTGCACGCCATCTCGGACCTGCTCGCGCTGAGGAGCGCCGCATGA
- a CDS encoding molybdopterin oxidoreductase family protein, which translates to MKSTRKREPKTYTRLTHPLVRDSRNEPFRQASWDEALDRAARGLRAAHGAFGMFSCARATNEMNYVAQKFARVVMGTNNVDSCNRTCHAPSVAGLSAAFGSGGGTSSYEEIEHTDVIVMWGSNARFAHPIFFQHVLKGIRGGARMYAVDPRRTSTAEWAESWLGLNVGTDIPMAHAIGREIIHAGLANEAFIERATSGFEEYRKLVEPWTLSLAEKVTGVPAAAIRELAHAYARAERAQLCWTLGITEHHNGTDNVRALINLSLLTGHVGRYGSGLQPLRGQNNVQGGGDMGAIPNRLPGFQDILDADTRLKFESAWDTVIQPHYGMNLTEMFEAMEEGTLKAVYCIGENPAQSEADSEQAVRRMQALDFLVVQDIFLTKTAELADVVLPATAGWAETDGTTTNSERRVQRVRRAVTPPGEAREDIDIICELASRLGHDWKYADSEAVWNELRSVSPDHYGMTYERLAEHQGIQWPCPSTEQLEPTYLHGRLWETDPAKRGMPAPFGLVQHDPPVDLTDDRFPIRLTTGRRLDSYNTGVQSGSFASPLRRGEYIELCPEDAERYGVVVGEEVQVTSRRGAVVAPVWVDPALRPGLAFMTMHFPDEVDTNQLTIEANCPIAGTAEFKASAIRIEKLPVATIVR; encoded by the coding sequence ATGAAAAGCACGAGGAAGCGCGAACCGAAGACCTACACCCGGCTCACCCACCCCCTGGTACGGGATTCCCGCAACGAGCCTTTCCGCCAAGCGAGTTGGGACGAGGCACTGGACCGTGCCGCGCGCGGTCTGCGAGCCGCCCACGGCGCGTTCGGCATGTTCTCGTGCGCCCGCGCGACCAACGAAATGAACTACGTGGCGCAGAAGTTCGCCCGCGTCGTCATGGGTACCAACAACGTCGACTCCTGCAACCGCACCTGCCACGCCCCGAGCGTCGCGGGCCTGTCGGCCGCCTTCGGCTCCGGCGGCGGGACGTCGTCGTACGAGGAGATCGAGCACACCGACGTCATCGTGATGTGGGGCTCCAACGCCCGCTTCGCGCACCCGATCTTCTTCCAGCACGTACTGAAGGGGATCCGGGGCGGCGCCCGGATGTACGCCGTCGACCCACGCCGGACGTCGACGGCCGAATGGGCGGAGAGCTGGCTCGGCCTGAACGTCGGCACCGACATCCCGATGGCGCACGCGATCGGCCGCGAGATCATCCACGCGGGGCTGGCCAACGAGGCGTTCATCGAGCGGGCGACGAGCGGATTCGAGGAGTACCGGAAGCTGGTCGAGCCGTGGACGCTGTCGCTCGCCGAGAAGGTGACGGGCGTACCGGCCGCCGCCATACGGGAGTTGGCGCACGCCTACGCCCGCGCCGAGCGCGCCCAGCTGTGCTGGACCCTGGGCATCACCGAGCACCACAACGGCACGGACAACGTCCGGGCGCTGATCAACCTGTCGCTGCTGACGGGCCATGTCGGCCGCTACGGCAGCGGGTTGCAGCCCCTGCGCGGCCAGAACAACGTGCAGGGCGGCGGCGACATGGGCGCCATCCCCAACCGCCTCCCCGGGTTCCAGGACATCCTCGACGCGGACACCCGGCTGAAGTTCGAGTCAGCCTGGGACACGGTGATCCAGCCGCACTACGGGATGAACCTCACCGAGATGTTCGAGGCGATGGAGGAGGGCACGCTCAAGGCCGTCTACTGCATCGGCGAGAACCCGGCGCAGTCGGAGGCGGACAGCGAGCAGGCGGTACGGCGTATGCAGGCGCTGGACTTCCTGGTCGTGCAGGACATCTTCCTGACGAAGACGGCCGAGCTGGCGGACGTGGTGCTGCCTGCGACCGCCGGGTGGGCCGAGACCGACGGAACAACCACCAACAGCGAGCGCCGAGTTCAGCGCGTCCGGCGTGCGGTCACGCCGCCCGGTGAAGCCCGCGAGGACATCGACATCATCTGCGAGCTGGCGTCACGCCTCGGCCACGACTGGAAGTACGCCGACTCCGAGGCCGTCTGGAACGAGCTCAGGTCGGTGTCGCCGGACCACTACGGGATGACGTACGAACGCCTGGCGGAACACCAGGGCATCCAGTGGCCGTGCCCGAGCACCGAGCAGCTCGAACCGACGTATCTGCACGGCCGGTTGTGGGAGACCGACCCGGCGAAGCGGGGCATGCCGGCGCCCTTCGGGCTGGTCCAGCACGATCCGCCGGTCGACCTCACCGACGACCGGTTCCCGATCCGGCTCACGACCGGGCGGCGGCTCGACTCCTACAACACCGGTGTGCAGAGCGGGAGTTTCGCCTCCCCGCTGCGGCGCGGGGAGTACATCGAGCTGTGCCCGGAGGACGCCGAGCGGTACGGGGTCGTGGTCGGCGAGGAGGTCCAGGTGACCTCGCGGCGCGGGGCGGTGGTCGCGCCGGTGTGGGTCGATCCGGCGCTCCGTCCCGGTCTGGCGTTCATGACCATGCACTTTCCCGACGAGGTGGACACCAACCAGCTGACGATCGAGGCGAACTGCCCGATCGCGGGGACGGCGGAGTTCAAGGCGTCGGCGATCCGGATCGAGAAGCTCCCCGTCGCGACCATCGTGAGGTGA
- a CDS encoding NADH-ubiquinone oxidoreductase-F iron-sulfur binding region domain-containing protein — protein sequence MDLHFGDSKPTDDERAAVDALLGPPESSWEGADRSDADLRWARGGREARDRRDLLLPGLHAINDRVGWISDGALDYLCRRLTVPPAEAYGVATFYAMFSVKPRPATVLHVCTDLACTAAGASELCAGIEGGLGPGVQVERSPCLGLCERAPAALAIRAGDPVRTAVSAPATVREAVLAATAPDSAPEEPPAALAVPQADSGDLILLSRVGVVDPASLDDYRAHGGYTALRRAFELGPAGVIREVTDSGLVGRGGAAFPTGRKWQATASQPDHPHYVVCNADESEPGTFKDRVIMEGDPYALIESMTIAAYATGAHQGYLYLRGEYPRALRRLEHALVQARARGLLGDDVLGQGYAFDIEIRRGAGAYICGEETALFNSIEGYRGEPRSKPPFPVEKGLFGKPTVENNVETLVNVLPILTMGAPAYAAIGTARSTGPKLFCVSGTVDRPGIYELPFGATLGELLELAGVRDGLRAVLLGGAAGGFVRADEMDIPLTFEGTREAGTTLGSGVVMAFDDTVPLPRLLLRIAEFFRDESCGQCVPCRVGTVRQEEALHRIAERTGADAADDIALLREVGRAMRDASICGLGQTAWNAVESAIDRLGAYE from the coding sequence GTGGACCTGCACTTCGGCGACAGCAAACCGACGGACGACGAACGGGCGGCCGTCGACGCCCTGTTGGGCCCGCCCGAGTCCTCCTGGGAGGGCGCCGACCGCTCCGACGCCGACCTGCGATGGGCGCGCGGCGGACGCGAGGCCCGGGACCGCCGCGATCTGCTGTTGCCGGGGCTGCACGCCATCAACGACCGGGTGGGATGGATCAGTGACGGCGCCCTGGACTACCTGTGCCGACGGCTGACGGTGCCGCCGGCGGAGGCGTACGGGGTCGCCACCTTCTACGCCATGTTCTCCGTGAAGCCGCGCCCGGCGACGGTGCTGCACGTCTGCACCGACCTGGCGTGCACGGCGGCAGGGGCGTCCGAGCTGTGCGCCGGGATCGAGGGGGGACTCGGTCCCGGGGTCCAGGTGGAGCGCAGCCCCTGCCTGGGCCTGTGCGAGCGGGCTCCGGCCGCGCTGGCGATCAGGGCCGGGGATCCGGTGCGTACGGCGGTGTCGGCGCCGGCGACCGTCCGCGAGGCCGTCCTCGCCGCGACCGCGCCGGACTCCGCGCCCGAGGAGCCGCCGGCGGCGCTCGCGGTACCCCAGGCAGACTCGGGCGACCTGATCCTCCTCAGCCGCGTCGGCGTGGTCGACCCGGCGTCGCTCGACGACTACCGCGCCCACGGCGGGTACACCGCCCTGCGCCGCGCCTTCGAGCTGGGCCCCGCGGGCGTCATCCGTGAAGTCACCGACTCGGGCCTGGTCGGGCGTGGCGGCGCCGCCTTCCCCACCGGCCGCAAATGGCAGGCCACGGCATCCCAGCCCGACCATCCGCACTACGTGGTGTGCAACGCGGACGAGTCCGAGCCGGGCACCTTCAAGGACCGCGTGATCATGGAGGGCGACCCGTACGCGCTGATCGAGTCGATGACGATCGCGGCGTACGCGACGGGCGCGCACCAGGGCTATCTGTATCTGCGCGGCGAGTATCCGCGGGCGCTGCGGCGTCTGGAGCACGCGCTGGTGCAGGCACGCGCGCGCGGGCTGCTCGGCGACGACGTCCTCGGCCAGGGGTACGCCTTCGACATCGAGATCCGCAGAGGCGCGGGCGCGTACATCTGCGGTGAGGAGACCGCCCTGTTCAACTCCATCGAGGGCTACCGCGGCGAACCGCGTTCCAAGCCCCCGTTCCCGGTGGAGAAGGGCCTGTTCGGCAAGCCCACGGTCGAGAACAACGTGGAGACGCTGGTCAACGTACTGCCGATCCTGACGATGGGCGCGCCCGCGTACGCGGCGATCGGGACGGCCAGGTCCACCGGGCCGAAGCTGTTCTGTGTGTCGGGGACGGTGGACCGGCCCGGGATCTACGAGCTGCCGTTCGGCGCGACGCTGGGCGAGCTGCTGGAGCTGGCCGGGGTGCGGGACGGGTTGCGGGCCGTGCTGCTCGGCGGGGCCGCGGGCGGCTTCGTACGGGCCGACGAGATGGACATCCCGCTCACCTTCGAAGGCACCCGGGAGGCGGGGACGACGCTCGGCTCGGGCGTGGTGATGGCCTTCGACGACACGGTTCCACTGCCGCGGCTGCTGCTGCGGATCGCCGAGTTCTTCCGCGACGAGTCGTGCGGGCAGTGCGTGCCGTGCCGGGTCGGGACCGTGCGGCAGGAGGAGGCACTGCACCGGATCGCGGAGCGCACCGGTGCGGACGCCGCCGACGACATCGCCCTGCTCCGGGAGGTCGGCCGCGCCATGCGGGACGCCTCGATCTGCGGTCTCGGGCAGACCGCGTGGAACGCCGTGGAATCCGCCATCGACCGTTTGGGGGCGTACGAATGA
- a CDS encoding 2Fe-2S iron-sulfur cluster-binding protein has product MSVVPLGVPRRLLEFTIDGEPVRAPEGSTILDACRSAGKDIPTLCEGDTLTPKNACRVCVVEVEGARTLVPACSRKAEPGMEVRTDTERARHSRKIVLELLASSVDLSTTPRVAEWIKEYEAKPDRFGPDAARLNEEPKVDNDLYVRDYDKCILCYKCVDACGEQWQNTFAISVAGRGFDARIAVEHDAPLTDSACVYCGNCIEVCPTGALSFKSEFDMRAAGTWDESAQTETTTVCAYCGVGCNLTLHVQDNEIVKVTSPHDNPVTHGNLCIKGRFGYQHVQNRG; this is encoded by the coding sequence ATGAGCGTTGTGCCGCTGGGAGTGCCGCGTCGGCTGCTCGAGTTCACGATCGACGGGGAGCCGGTTCGGGCGCCCGAGGGGTCGACCATCCTCGACGCCTGCCGGTCGGCGGGGAAGGACATCCCGACCCTGTGCGAGGGGGACACGCTCACGCCGAAGAACGCCTGCCGGGTGTGTGTCGTCGAGGTCGAGGGCGCTCGGACACTTGTGCCCGCGTGCTCGCGCAAGGCCGAGCCGGGCATGGAGGTCCGCACCGACACGGAGCGGGCGCGGCACAGTCGGAAGATCGTGCTTGAGCTTCTTGCCTCGTCGGTCGATTTGTCGACCACGCCCCGGGTGGCTGAGTGGATCAAGGAGTACGAGGCCAAGCCGGACCGCTTCGGGCCGGACGCGGCCCGGCTGAACGAGGAGCCCAAGGTCGACAACGATCTGTATGTGCGCGACTACGACAAGTGCATCCTCTGCTACAAGTGCGTCGACGCGTGCGGTGAGCAGTGGCAGAACACGTTCGCGATCTCGGTGGCGGGGCGGGGATTCGATGCGCGGATCGCGGTGGAGCACGACGCTCCGCTGACCGATTCGGCCTGCGTGTACTGCGGGAACTGCATCGAGGTGTGTCCGACCGGCGCGCTGTCGTTCAAGTCGGAGTTCGACATGCGGGCGGCGGGTACGTGGGACGAGTCGGCGCAGACGGAGACGACGACCGTGTGCGCGTACTGCGGAGTGGGCTGCAACCTGACTCTGCACGTGCAGGACAATGAGATCGTGAAGGTCACCTCACCGCACGACAATCCGGTGACCCACGGCAACCTCTGCATCAAGGGCCGTTTCGGCTACCAGCACGTACAGAACCGGGGCTGA
- the fdhD gene encoding formate dehydrogenase accessory sulfurtransferase FdhD, with amino-acid sequence MGRVTERRKVIRIRGGAVSSRPDTLVAEEPLEIRLNGKALAITMRTPGDDFALAAGFLVSEGVLGAASELRNIVYCAGATVDGSNTYNVVDVQTAPGVVIPDITLERNVYTTSSCGLCGKASLDAVRTTARWPIADTPPVRVEPELLADLPDRLRAAQKVFDRTGGLHAAALFTEDGELLDIREDVGRHNAVDKLVGRALQNGSLPLSRTILLVSGRASFELAQKAVMAGIPVLAAVSAPSSLAVDLAVETGLTLVGFLRGSSMNVYAGEDRIALRAAAAQG; translated from the coding sequence ATGGGACGAGTCACGGAACGACGCAAGGTGATCCGGATCCGGGGCGGGGCGGTCTCCTCCCGCCCGGACACGCTCGTCGCCGAGGAACCGCTGGAGATCCGGCTGAACGGCAAGGCGCTCGCGATCACCATGCGGACGCCGGGAGACGACTTCGCGCTCGCCGCCGGGTTTCTGGTGAGCGAGGGGGTGCTGGGAGCCGCCTCCGAGCTGCGGAACATCGTGTACTGCGCGGGCGCCACGGTGGACGGTTCCAACACGTACAACGTGGTGGACGTGCAGACGGCGCCGGGCGTGGTGATCCCGGACATCACGCTGGAGCGGAACGTCTACACCACGTCGTCCTGCGGTCTGTGCGGCAAGGCCAGCCTGGACGCGGTCCGTACGACGGCTCGGTGGCCCATCGCCGACACTCCCCCGGTCCGGGTCGAACCCGAACTGCTGGCCGACCTCCCCGACCGGCTGCGCGCGGCCCAGAAGGTCTTCGACCGGACCGGGGGGCTGCACGCGGCGGCCCTGTTCACCGAGGACGGGGAACTGCTCGACATACGGGAGGACGTCGGCCGGCACAACGCGGTGGACAAGCTCGTCGGCCGGGCGCTGCAGAACGGAAGCCTGCCGCTGTCCCGGACGATCCTGCTGGTGTCGGGGCGGGCGTCGTTCGAGCTCGCGCAGAAGGCGGTGATGGCCGGGATTCCGGTGCTCGCGGCCGTGTCGGCTCCGTCGTCCCTCGCGGTGGACCTGGCGGTCGAGACGGGGCTGACGCTGGTGGGGTTCCTGCGCGGCAGTTCCATGAACGTGTACGCGGGCGAGGACCGTATCGCCTTGCGGGCTGCGGCCGCCCAGGGCTGA